One stretch of Rhizobium glycinendophyticum DNA includes these proteins:
- a CDS encoding bifunctional diguanylate cyclase/phosphodiesterase has product MSVHLSIASSNRPSRWATYKITLILLTLSGLAVLGLVFLAAFWAATESDAVAQERQRRLVNDRLQAQMDQAAHEIELMSVGFSSFLNSGPGQKAPLDLARATWSAATFGRIATSVFRYDAAFVVNANGELVVPRDADNDKRYRWLKPLLMPLLRRETALPDSLSLFVRNGKPSAKIGLMKLEGRPSIAGAIPISMVEHKDIAQRPGESGLYLVAFRFLDGAALQELSKEQGLAGARYSRASDQDPNEIAFQINATATDDPIGFIIWAPELPGSRVVGRLIPVLSGCGLIIAALFLALMFRLRSSLRRLSESEETARHLSLHDALTDLPNRAFFNARLEDCRQQVTSSDKGQALALLDLDHFKEVNDTFGHAVGDQLLQAAVTRMKIAIGSSHFLARIGGDEFALLIERGTSIEDAISLCVHIVELIGAPYNLGNSSIAVRIGCSAGLAILDGQTVNISEWLRRADVALYVAKGAGKNRAVLYDGAFDEGAIERERLKADLNRIFQEHEIVHDLHGTPGLGHELEELEVFFQSIHGGDRTEDLAGAEALVRWRHPQRGLLSPDVFIPLLEELGLMDRLGRFVLSRALRAAMTWPDTMTISVNVSPSQLKNPHFAQDVLSILETHRLNPARLELELTEAALFKADRAMKKSLKRLRSVGVRIALDDFGTGYSSLSHLVQFNIDRIKIDKSFVKLLGTKAEGAAIVSAVLSLSRSLGTSTTAEGVETFGQRDFLRVAGCTHLQGYLYSKPMTEHDFRAFIRSSNGSERLRKV; this is encoded by the coding sequence GTGAGCGTACACTTGTCAATTGCGTCTTCGAACCGACCATCGCGCTGGGCAACCTACAAGATTACGCTCATCCTCCTGACATTGAGCGGTCTTGCCGTGCTTGGGCTTGTCTTTCTGGCGGCGTTTTGGGCTGCAACAGAAAGCGACGCTGTCGCACAAGAACGCCAGCGACGCCTGGTGAATGACCGCCTGCAGGCCCAGATGGATCAGGCGGCTCATGAAATCGAATTGATGTCCGTCGGCTTTTCTTCATTTTTGAACAGCGGTCCCGGGCAGAAAGCCCCGCTGGATCTTGCGCGCGCGACGTGGTCGGCAGCAACATTTGGACGAATTGCAACATCGGTGTTTCGCTATGACGCCGCTTTCGTGGTCAACGCGAATGGTGAGCTTGTTGTGCCAAGAGACGCCGACAACGACAAACGCTATCGTTGGCTTAAACCTTTGCTAATGCCTTTGCTTCGTAGGGAGACGGCCCTACCGGATTCCCTCTCCCTCTTTGTCAGGAATGGAAAACCTTCGGCAAAGATCGGGCTGATGAAGCTAGAAGGGAGACCCTCTATTGCGGGCGCAATTCCGATATCCATGGTGGAGCATAAGGACATTGCCCAACGTCCAGGGGAGAGTGGTCTCTATCTGGTCGCATTCCGGTTCCTGGATGGAGCTGCACTCCAGGAGCTGAGCAAGGAGCAAGGACTTGCGGGCGCGCGCTATTCGCGAGCATCGGATCAGGATCCAAACGAAATCGCGTTTCAGATCAACGCGACGGCGACGGATGACCCTATCGGTTTTATAATATGGGCACCTGAACTACCGGGTTCTCGAGTTGTCGGTAGGTTGATCCCGGTACTTTCTGGCTGCGGGCTGATCATCGCGGCTCTCTTCCTCGCGCTGATGTTTCGTCTGCGTTCGAGCCTGCGAAGACTCAGCGAGAGTGAGGAAACAGCCCGACATCTCTCACTTCATGACGCGCTCACGGACCTTCCCAACCGTGCCTTTTTCAATGCACGGCTTGAGGATTGTCGCCAGCAGGTTACCAGCTCTGACAAGGGGCAGGCCCTGGCGCTTCTCGATCTCGATCATTTCAAAGAAGTGAACGACACTTTCGGTCATGCTGTCGGCGATCAGCTTTTGCAAGCGGCCGTGACACGAATGAAGATAGCAATAGGCTCCTCGCATTTTCTTGCCCGCATCGGAGGCGACGAATTCGCTCTCTTGATCGAAAGAGGAACTTCAATCGAAGATGCGATAAGCCTTTGCGTCCATATTGTCGAACTGATCGGGGCTCCCTACAACTTGGGCAATAGCTCGATCGCAGTACGTATCGGATGTTCGGCGGGACTGGCCATCCTCGATGGACAGACTGTAAACATCTCGGAATGGCTGCGCAGGGCAGATGTCGCGCTATACGTTGCCAAAGGCGCGGGGAAAAACCGCGCTGTTCTCTATGATGGTGCCTTTGATGAGGGGGCAATTGAGCGAGAAAGACTAAAAGCTGATCTGAACCGGATCTTCCAGGAGCACGAGATAGTGCACGATCTGCATGGCACGCCGGGTCTTGGTCACGAGCTCGAGGAATTAGAGGTTTTCTTCCAGAGTATCCACGGTGGGGATCGAACCGAAGATCTGGCGGGTGCGGAAGCTTTGGTCAGATGGCGCCATCCTCAACGGGGCTTATTGTCGCCAGACGTTTTCATACCCCTCCTTGAAGAACTTGGGCTGATGGACAGGCTGGGTCGCTTTGTTCTCAGTCGCGCTCTTCGCGCAGCAATGACTTGGCCAGACACCATGACCATCTCGGTCAACGTCTCGCCGTCGCAACTTAAAAATCCCCATTTTGCGCAGGACGTGCTGTCCATCTTGGAGACCCATCGGCTGAACCCAGCCCGCCTTGAGCTTGAACTCACGGAAGCAGCTCTATTCAAAGCAGATAGAGCAATGAAGAAGTCACTAAAGCGCCTTCGCTCTGTGGGTGTTCGCATTGCCCTGGATGATTTCGGCACCGGTTATTCGTCTCTAAGCCACCTTGTCCAGTTCAACATTGACCGCATAAAAATCGACAAGTCATTTGTCAAACTCCTCGGCACCAAAGCGGAAGGAGCAGCAATTGTGTCCGCTGTGCTATCGTTAAGCCGTAGCCTTGGAACATCGACGACAGCCGAGGGAGTGGAGACATTCGGACAGCGCGATTTCCTACGCGTGGCAGGATGCACACACCTTCAAGGCTATCTTTATTCCAAGCCTATGACTGAGCATGATTTCCGCGCCTTCATCCGATCTTCCAACGGAAGTGAGAGACTGCGTAAGGTTTGA
- a CDS encoding LacI family DNA-binding transcriptional regulator, whose amino-acid sequence MRPTAKDLAEAAGVSLATVDRVLNDRPNVSPKAARLVNDAIERIGFVRNPAAVSLARNKVYRFLFLLPDSGDLYLRELLRHVEELTRALKGDLTEISCRQIKTDDAHGLAKLLSGLDKETVDGVAVMAPESPQVRDAMARLLQRNIKVVQFLSGQEKLPEADFVGVDNFAAGQTAGKLMGMLAGPQPGKVMVIAETMQSLDSIQRRLGFDQVINRSFPHLSCLPSIETHADEARTRQVVARVLAGNRDVSGIYVLSAEARTPMLAAAENVELGGIAVVVHERTPFTEQALRDDLIDAVIAQDPGHAVRSAIRIMRARSDAREPLAAQEKIRIEILLKENL is encoded by the coding sequence ATGCGTCCCACCGCGAAAGATCTGGCCGAGGCAGCAGGTGTCAGCCTCGCAACCGTCGATCGTGTCTTGAACGATCGGCCGAACGTCAGCCCGAAGGCTGCCCGGCTGGTGAATGACGCGATCGAGCGGATCGGCTTCGTTCGCAATCCTGCCGCCGTCAGCCTTGCGCGGAATAAGGTCTACCGCTTCCTCTTCCTGCTCCCGGACAGTGGTGACCTTTACCTCAGGGAATTGCTGCGCCACGTGGAGGAATTGACGCGTGCGCTCAAGGGCGACTTGACCGAGATCTCATGCCGCCAGATCAAGACCGATGATGCGCATGGGCTCGCAAAACTTCTATCGGGCCTCGACAAGGAGACGGTCGACGGCGTTGCCGTGATGGCGCCTGAATCGCCCCAGGTGCGCGACGCCATGGCCCGACTTCTTCAGCGCAACATCAAGGTGGTTCAATTCCTGTCCGGCCAAGAGAAGCTGCCCGAGGCCGACTTTGTCGGCGTCGACAACTTTGCGGCCGGTCAGACCGCAGGCAAGTTGATGGGGATGCTTGCGGGACCCCAGCCGGGAAAGGTCATGGTCATTGCAGAGACGATGCAGTCGCTCGACAGCATTCAGCGTCGTCTGGGTTTCGATCAAGTGATCAACCGTTCCTTCCCGCATCTGAGCTGTCTGCCGTCGATTGAAACCCATGCCGATGAGGCGCGCACGCGTCAGGTGGTGGCCCGCGTGCTCGCCGGCAATCGCGACGTTTCAGGGATCTATGTGCTGAGTGCGGAGGCGCGCACGCCGATGCTTGCTGCGGCCGAAAACGTGGAATTGGGAGGTATCGCCGTGGTCGTGCATGAGCGAACGCCCTTTACCGAACAGGCGCTGCGCGACGACCTGATCGATGCCGTGATTGCCCAGGATCCGGGCCATGCGGTGCGCAGCGCAATTCGCATCATGCGTGCGCGCTCGGACGCCCGCGAACCGCTCGCCGCCCAGGAGAAGATCCGCATCGAGATCCTGCTCAAGGAAAATCTTTGA
- a CDS encoding FadR/GntR family transcriptional regulator — MKSTLTPLPPADRGRQVTDSLADYIQQSALVAGDRLPAERELMAALGVGRSTIREVIRQFQALGVMETRKGSGTYLLKPITSATIHMPLSVNMGSLRDALLQTLEVRRGIECEACMAAARRRTKEDLRHISEALDEMERVHLEKGTAGKEDLVFHLAIYDATHNPLFRQLLEQMREAFESFWDTPFDRPDFARRSFPYHRTLFNAIVAQDTEAARRETIKILDIVEEDIKEMSK, encoded by the coding sequence ATGAAGTCGACCCTTACTCCCCTCCCCCCTGCAGATCGTGGCCGACAGGTGACGGATTCGCTGGCGGACTACATCCAGCAGTCGGCGCTCGTGGCCGGAGACCGGTTGCCGGCCGAGCGAGAGTTGATGGCGGCGCTCGGCGTCGGACGCTCGACGATCCGCGAGGTCATCCGCCAGTTCCAGGCGCTCGGCGTCATGGAAACGCGCAAGGGCAGCGGCACCTATCTCTTGAAGCCAATCACTTCGGCCACGATCCATATGCCGCTCTCCGTCAACATGGGCAGCCTCAGAGATGCCCTGTTGCAGACGCTCGAGGTTCGTCGCGGCATCGAATGCGAAGCCTGCATGGCTGCCGCCCGCCGTCGCACCAAGGAAGACCTTCGCCATATCAGCGAGGCGCTGGATGAGATGGAACGGGTCCATCTGGAAAAAGGAACGGCCGGCAAGGAAGACCTCGTCTTCCACCTCGCCATCTACGACGCCACGCACAATCCGCTCTTCCGCCAGCTTCTCGAACAGATGCGCGAGGCATTCGAGAGCTTCTGGGACACGCCCTTTGACCGGCCGGACTTCGCCCGTCGGTCCTTTCCCTATCACCGCACCCTGTTCAACGCGATCGTGGCCCAGGACACCGAGGCAGCGCGGCGCGAGACCATCAAGATCCTCGACATCGTTGAGGAAGACATCAAGGAAATGTCCAAATGA
- a CDS encoding ABC transporter substrate-binding protein gives MKTLLTAALMSALMAGTALADTTLKLVEVITSPERTETLKSIVSKFETENPGTKVEIISLPWGEAFQKFATMVSAGEIPDVMEMPDTWLSLYANNGIVENLEPYLKTWDQTADLSDRALELGRDVKDTAYMLPYGFYLRAMFYNKKLLAEAGVSEPPKTMEDFAEASKKVSALPGKYGYCLRGGPGGLNGWVMFGASMAGSNAFFTEDGTSTFNSEGWVKGLTWLIDLYKNGYAPKDSVNWGFNEIVAGFYSGTCAFLDQDPDALIAIAEHMGEDDYGVMTMPKGPDGKTFPTIGYAGWSMMSASANKDLSWKLIATLEGKEGNIAWNKRTGALPALKSAENDPFYASPQFKGWFEELSDKDAVPTVMPTHLEEFAFFKDSLVIKTSQQALLGDITPQELADQWAEYLTKAQQKHLAKK, from the coding sequence ATGAAAACCCTTTTGACAGCAGCCTTGATGAGCGCCCTGATGGCGGGGACGGCCCTGGCCGACACCACGCTCAAGCTCGTGGAAGTGATCACGAGCCCCGAACGCACCGAAACCCTGAAGTCGATCGTCTCGAAATTCGAGACGGAAAACCCCGGCACCAAGGTCGAGATCATCTCGTTGCCCTGGGGCGAGGCCTTCCAGAAATTCGCCACCATGGTCTCGGCCGGCGAAATTCCCGACGTCATGGAAATGCCCGATACCTGGCTGTCGCTCTATGCCAACAATGGCATCGTCGAGAACCTCGAGCCCTATCTGAAGACCTGGGACCAGACGGCTGATCTTTCCGACCGCGCGCTCGAGCTCGGCCGCGACGTCAAGGACACGGCCTATATGCTGCCTTACGGCTTCTATCTCCGGGCCATGTTCTACAACAAGAAGCTGCTCGCCGAAGCCGGCGTCTCCGAACCGCCGAAGACGATGGAAGACTTCGCTGAAGCCTCCAAGAAGGTTTCGGCTCTGCCCGGCAAATATGGCTACTGCCTGCGTGGCGGCCCGGGCGGCCTGAACGGCTGGGTCATGTTCGGCGCCTCTATGGCCGGCTCGAACGCCTTCTTCACCGAAGACGGCACCTCGACCTTCAACTCCGAAGGCTGGGTCAAGGGCCTCACCTGGCTGATCGACCTCTACAAGAACGGTTACGCCCCGAAAGATTCGGTCAACTGGGGCTTCAACGAGATCGTTGCCGGCTTCTACAGCGGCACCTGCGCCTTCCTCGACCAGGATCCGGATGCCCTCATCGCGATTGCCGAACACATGGGCGAAGACGACTATGGCGTCATGACCATGCCGAAGGGTCCCGACGGCAAGACCTTCCCGACCATTGGTTACGCCGGCTGGTCGATGATGTCGGCCAGTGCCAACAAGGATTTGTCCTGGAAGCTGATCGCAACGCTTGAAGGCAAGGAAGGCAATATTGCGTGGAACAAGCGAACCGGTGCGCTTCCCGCACTCAAGTCCGCCGAGAACGACCCTTTCTATGCGAGCCCGCAGTTCAAGGGCTGGTTTGAGGAACTTTCCGACAAGGATGCCGTCCCGACCGTGATGCCGACGCATCTGGAAGAGTTTGCCTTCTTCAAGGATTCGCTCGTGATCAAGACCTCGCAGCAGGCGCTGCTCGGCGACATCACCCCGCAGGAACTGGCCGACCAGTGGGCGGAGTACCTGACCAAGGCTCAGCAGAAGCACCTGGCCAAGAAGTGA
- a CDS encoding ABC transporter substrate-binding protein encodes MGLGTMMAHADDKELTLCWAAWDPANALVELSKDFEASSGIKMKFEFVPWPNFADRMLNELNSGGKLCDLMIGDSQWIGGAAENGWYVKLNDFFDKEGITMDAFVPATVTGYSEWPKNTPNYWSLPAFGDVVGWTYRKDWFERPEIQTAFKEKYGRDLTPPATFDELKQVAEFFQGREIDGKTVYGASIYTERGSEGITMGVMDVLYSYGFKYDNPDKPYEMEGFVNSEGAVKGLEFYKALYDCCVAPGTSNTYMGEGIDAYKSGQVALQMNFAFTWPGFEADPNVGGGKTGYLVNPAGPGGEKFAQLGGQGISVVANTDNMDGALAYIKWFAQKDVQDKWWSKGGFSCLRAVVEDPNFAKSQPYAQTFLDSMAIVKDFWAEPSYATLLQASQKRFHDYVVAGNGTAKEALDGLISDWTETFEDEGKL; translated from the coding sequence ATGGGGCTCGGCACGATGATGGCTCATGCCGATGACAAGGAACTGACGCTCTGCTGGGCCGCCTGGGATCCGGCAAACGCGCTGGTCGAACTGAGCAAGGACTTTGAGGCTTCGTCCGGCATCAAGATGAAATTCGAATTCGTGCCGTGGCCGAACTTCGCCGACCGCATGCTCAATGAACTCAATTCAGGCGGCAAGCTTTGCGACCTGATGATCGGCGACAGCCAGTGGATCGGCGGCGCGGCCGAGAACGGCTGGTATGTGAAGCTCAACGACTTCTTCGACAAGGAAGGCATCACGATGGATGCCTTCGTACCGGCGACCGTCACGGGCTATTCGGAATGGCCGAAGAACACCCCGAACTACTGGTCTCTTCCGGCTTTCGGCGACGTTGTCGGCTGGACCTACCGCAAGGACTGGTTCGAACGCCCGGAAATCCAGACCGCCTTCAAGGAAAAGTACGGTCGCGACCTGACGCCGCCGGCGACCTTCGACGAGTTGAAGCAGGTTGCCGAATTCTTCCAGGGCCGCGAGATCGACGGCAAGACCGTCTACGGCGCCTCGATCTATACCGAGCGCGGCTCGGAAGGCATCACCATGGGCGTGATGGACGTGCTCTACAGCTACGGCTTCAAGTACGACAACCCGGACAAACCCTACGAGATGGAAGGCTTCGTCAATTCGGAGGGCGCCGTGAAGGGCCTCGAATTCTACAAGGCGCTCTATGATTGCTGCGTCGCTCCGGGCACCTCCAACACCTATATGGGCGAAGGCATCGACGCCTATAAGTCGGGCCAGGTCGCCCTGCAGATGAACTTCGCCTTCACCTGGCCGGGCTTCGAGGCGGATCCGAATGTCGGCGGCGGCAAGACCGGCTACCTCGTCAATCCCGCAGGCCCCGGCGGCGAAAAGTTCGCCCAGCTCGGCGGTCAAGGTATTTCAGTCGTCGCCAATACCGACAACATGGACGGCGCACTGGCCTACATCAAATGGTTTGCCCAGAAGGATGTACAGGACAAGTGGTGGTCGAAGGGCGGCTTCTCCTGCCTTCGCGCCGTGGTCGAAGACCCGAACTTCGCCAAAAGCCAGCCCTATGCGCAAACCTTCCTCGACAGCATGGCGATCGTGAAGGACTTCTGGGCCGAGCCGTCCTATGCGACGCTCCTCCAGGCCTCGCAGAAGCGGTTCCACGACTATGTCGTCGCTGGCAATGGCACCGCGAAGGAAGCGCTGGACGGCCTGATTTCCGACTGGACGGAAACCTTCGAGGACGAAGGCAAGCTCTGA
- a CDS encoding carbohydrate ABC transporter permease, whose protein sequence is MTSTLHRGDRRTLIKRMADASDPYLYSAPALILIVAVMLVPLVLGISYAFRDIQLLNPFSGGFIGLDHFRALGKDADFYRALKNTLWWTGASVLLQFTFGLILALLLDKPFYGRGLAQALVFLPWAVPSFLAGLNWAWLFNPVIGPLPHWLFAMGILSEPNNILSDPNLAMWGPIVANVWWGIPFFAITLLAALQAIPRDLYEAASIDGAGPVQRFWSITLPFLAPTIAITVLLRTVWISNFADLIIVMTNGGPADRTQIVASYIFTQAFKRLDFGYASAIALVLLVLLLAYSMLIVLLRQTLLNKD, encoded by the coding sequence ATGACATCGACCCTTCACCGGGGTGATCGGCGCACGCTCATCAAGCGCATGGCCGATGCGTCGGATCCTTATCTCTACAGTGCCCCGGCGCTGATCCTGATCGTTGCGGTCATGCTGGTGCCGCTGGTGCTCGGCATTTCCTATGCCTTCCGCGATATCCAGCTTCTCAATCCCTTTTCCGGCGGCTTCATCGGTCTCGACCATTTCCGCGCCCTCGGCAAGGATGCCGATTTTTACCGGGCGCTGAAGAACACGCTCTGGTGGACCGGCGCATCCGTTTTGCTGCAATTCACATTCGGCCTGATCCTCGCCCTGCTGCTCGACAAGCCATTTTACGGCCGAGGCCTTGCCCAGGCACTGGTCTTCCTGCCCTGGGCCGTACCGAGTTTCCTCGCGGGCCTCAACTGGGCCTGGCTGTTCAATCCCGTCATAGGCCCCCTGCCCCACTGGCTTTTCGCCATGGGTATCCTGAGCGAACCGAACAACATCCTGTCCGACCCAAACCTCGCCATGTGGGGACCGATCGTTGCCAATGTCTGGTGGGGTATTCCCTTCTTCGCCATCACGCTGCTTGCAGCACTCCAGGCCATTCCACGTGATCTCTATGAAGCAGCCTCCATCGATGGCGCCGGCCCAGTCCAGCGCTTCTGGTCGATCACGCTGCCATTCCTCGCCCCGACCATTGCAATCACCGTTCTGCTGCGCACCGTCTGGATCTCCAACTTCGCTGACCTCATCATCGTCATGACCAATGGCGGCCCCGCAGACCGCACCCAGATCGTCGCCTCCTACATCTTCACCCAGGCCTTCAAGCGGCTGGATTTCGGCTATGCCTCGGCGATTGCGCTGGTGCTGCTCGTCCTGCTGCTCGCCTATTCCATGCTGATCGTGCTGCTTCGGCAGACGCTGTTGAACAAGGATTGA
- a CDS encoding carbohydrate ABC transporter permease, translated as MRPSRIALTAAHRLAILAYIVVALFPLYWLLKVAVTPNDLLYSEGVRMWPSRTTFEHFSYVISHSAFPTFFKNSLVVAGSTAFVVTIIASLSGYALSRFNFRAKYWIVALMLLTQMFPLVMLVAPIFKILSPLGLTNSLTGLVVVYSAFNVPFATFLMQSFFDGIPKDLEEAAMIDGATQFVAFRQIILPLTLPGIAATLGFVFTAAWSELLFALMLISGNDAATFPVGLLSFVSKFSVNFGQMMAAGVLALIPACLFFLLIQRYLVQGLTAGAVKG; from the coding sequence ATGAGGCCCTCCCGCATCGCCCTGACCGCCGCGCACCGACTGGCGATCCTCGCCTACATCGTCGTCGCCCTCTTCCCGCTCTACTGGCTGCTGAAAGTCGCGGTCACACCCAACGACCTCCTCTACAGCGAAGGTGTGCGGATGTGGCCCTCGCGCACGACCTTCGAGCATTTCAGTTACGTGATTTCACACAGCGCTTTCCCGACCTTCTTCAAGAACAGCCTTGTCGTTGCCGGGTCTACCGCCTTCGTCGTCACGATCATCGCCTCGCTCTCCGGTTACGCTCTGTCCCGCTTCAATTTCCGCGCCAAATACTGGATCGTGGCGCTGATGCTTTTGACCCAGATGTTTCCGCTGGTCATGCTGGTAGCGCCGATCTTCAAGATCCTTTCGCCGCTTGGCCTGACGAACAGCCTGACCGGCCTCGTCGTCGTCTATTCCGCCTTCAACGTGCCCTTCGCCACCTTCCTGATGCAGTCCTTCTTCGACGGCATCCCGAAGGATCTCGAGGAGGCGGCGATGATCGACGGGGCAACCCAGTTCGTCGCATTCCGGCAGATCATCCTGCCGCTGACGCTGCCCGGCATCGCCGCGACGCTCGGCTTCGTCTTTACCGCCGCCTGGTCGGAGCTGCTCTTCGCCCTGATGCTGATTTCGGGCAATGACGCCGCCACCTTCCCAGTCGGCCTGTTGTCTTTCGTGTCGAAATTCTCGGTCAATTTCGGGCAGATGATGGCGGCCGGCGTGCTGGCCCTCATCCCGGCCTGCCTCTTCTTCCTCCTCATCCAGCGCTATCTCGTGCAGGGCCTGACGGCCGGCGCGGTCAAAGGCTGA
- a CDS encoding ABC transporter ATP-binding protein has translation MASIDISAIRKSYGHFPVLHGVNLTIRDGEFIVLVGPSGCGKSTLLRMIAGLEDVTSGEISIEGRRVNDLPPKDRDIAMVFQSYALYPHMTVADNMSYSLRLRKTKKERIGEIVAGASSKLGLDALLQRRPKALSGGQRQRVAMGRAIVRQPKAFLFDEPLSNLDARLREQMRAEIKKLHKELGATSIYVTHDQIEAMTLADRIVAMHGGVVQQVGAPLDLYDRPANLFVAGFIGSPGMNFLEGTYVVEKESTSVRFANGTAVSVEPRNTLANQSKVTLGIRPEHVVISPTGAIEAGVELVEPTGFGIILHLSVHGLPFKIFTLDRSVLNVSTTIRVDFPKERLHLFDSEGRRVD, from the coding sequence ATGGCTTCCATCGATATCTCCGCCATCCGCAAGAGCTACGGCCATTTCCCGGTGCTGCATGGCGTCAACCTCACCATTCGCGACGGCGAGTTTATTGTCCTGGTCGGCCCCTCCGGCTGCGGCAAGTCGACCCTTTTGCGCATGATTGCCGGCCTCGAAGACGTGACATCGGGCGAGATATCCATCGAGGGCAGACGGGTGAACGACCTGCCGCCAAAGGATCGCGACATTGCCATGGTCTTCCAATCCTATGCGCTCTATCCGCATATGACGGTCGCCGACAACATGAGCTACAGCCTGAGGCTCAGGAAGACGAAAAAGGAGAGGATCGGGGAGATCGTCGCCGGCGCCTCTTCCAAGCTCGGCCTCGACGCGCTTTTGCAACGCCGCCCCAAGGCTCTTTCCGGCGGCCAGCGCCAGCGCGTCGCCATGGGCCGCGCGATCGTCCGCCAGCCCAAGGCCTTCCTTTTTGACGAGCCGTTGTCCAACCTGGACGCGCGCCTACGCGAACAGATGCGGGCGGAGATCAAGAAGCTGCACAAGGAGCTGGGCGCGACTTCGATCTACGTCACCCACGACCAGATCGAGGCCATGACACTTGCCGACCGGATCGTTGCCATGCATGGCGGCGTGGTTCAGCAGGTTGGTGCACCACTCGACCTTTACGACCGTCCAGCCAATCTCTTTGTCGCAGGCTTTATCGGCTCGCCGGGGATGAACTTCCTTGAAGGCACCTATGTGGTGGAGAAGGAAAGCACCTCCGTCCGCTTTGCCAATGGAACAGCCGTTTCAGTCGAGCCGCGCAATACCCTTGCAAACCAGAGCAAGGTGACGCTCGGCATTCGTCCCGAACATGTCGTGATTTCGCCGACCGGTGCCATTGAAGCCGGCGTGGAACTGGTCGAGCCGACGGGCTTCGGCATCATCCTGCATCTCTCTGTTCATGGCCTGCCATTCAAGATTTTTACCCTCGATCGGAGCGTGCTGAACGTCAGCACGACGATCCGCGTCGATTTTCCAAAGGAGCGGCTTCACCTCTTTGACAGCGAGGGGCGAAGGGTCGACTGA
- a CDS encoding PLP-dependent transferase translates to MINGSDPFELASLIVAHDETNAFEAVVPPIVQTSLFTFETYDEMVATYRGERNRPVYSRGLNPTVRHFEEMLAKLEGGEDALGFGSGMAAISSTVITFVEPGDRIVAVRHLYPDAFRLFGTLLKRMKVDVTYVDGTDLDAVDAAMAGAKLLYLESPTSWIMEPHDVAALAAIARKHGAVSVIDNSWASPIFQQPLALGVDIVLHSASKYLGGHSDVVAGVVTGSKTLIDRIRGEASPYLGGKMSPFDAWLLIRGLRTLPMRMKAHEASALDIARRLKALDVVEQVNHPGLANQLPPGLSGTSGLFSFVFRGGVDIRVFCDKLQLFKLGVSWGGHESLVVPGEVVLQQKAQPNSAHAFGMNPRSVRLHVGLEGTEVLWRDLETAIAAAKQP, encoded by the coding sequence ATGATCAACGGCTCTGATCCGTTCGAGCTCGCCTCTCTCATCGTTGCCCATGACGAGACCAATGCGTTCGAGGCAGTCGTGCCGCCGATCGTGCAGACCTCGCTCTTCACGTTCGAGACCTACGACGAAATGGTCGCCACCTATCGTGGCGAGCGCAATCGTCCCGTCTATTCGCGCGGCCTTAATCCGACGGTCCGCCATTTTGAAGAAATGCTGGCCAAGCTCGAAGGCGGCGAGGATGCACTTGGTTTCGGCAGCGGGATGGCTGCGATCTCCTCCACGGTCATCACCTTTGTCGAACCTGGCGATCGTATCGTCGCGGTCCGCCATCTCTATCCCGATGCCTTCCGTCTGTTCGGCACGCTGTTGAAGCGGATGAAGGTCGACGTGACCTATGTCGACGGCACCGATCTCGATGCGGTGGACGCGGCCATGGCCGGCGCCAAGCTGCTTTATCTGGAAAGCCCGACCAGCTGGATCATGGAGCCGCACGACGTGGCTGCCCTTGCGGCCATCGCCAGGAAACACGGCGCGGTCAGCGTGATCGACAACAGCTGGGCAAGCCCGATCTTCCAGCAGCCTCTGGCACTCGGAGTCGATATCGTCCTGCATTCGGCCTCGAAATATCTCGGCGGCCACAGCGATGTCGTCGCTGGCGTCGTCACCGGATCGAAGACGCTGATCGATCGCATCCGCGGCGAGGCCTCGCCTTATCTCGGCGGCAAGATGTCGCCATTCGATGCCTGGCTTTTGATCCGGGGGTTGCGCACGCTTCCGATGCGTATGAAGGCGCATGAGGCCTCGGCTCTCGACATTGCTCGGCGGCTGAAGGCGCTCGACGTGGTCGAGCAAGTCAACCATCCAGGGCTCGCCAACCAATTGCCCCCGGGCCTTTCCGGCACATCTGGCCTCTTCTCCTTCGTCTTCCGCGGAGGTGTCGATATCAGGGTCTTCTGCGACAAGCTGCAGCTTTTCAAGCTCGGCGTCAGCTGGGGTGGCCACGAAAGTCTCGTGGTGCCGGGCGAGGTCGTGCTGCAGCAGAAAGCCCAACCGAATTCCGCGCATGCCTTCGGCATGAACCCGCGGTCCGTGCGCCTCCATGTCGGCCTCGAGGGAACCGAGGTCTTGTGGAGGGATCTGGAGACGGCCATCGCCGCCGCCAAACAGCCCTGA